The Vibrio kanaloae genome has a window encoding:
- a CDS encoding GNAT family N-acetyltransferase, producing the protein MEIKIDDLSGGEVIELLEEHLADMYATSPPESVHALDIKALKSPEITFFSAWKDNQLLGCVAIKELDHNHAELKSMRTSQFARQSGVASKLLQHVLDTAIIRQYQRISLETGSEAYFKPARSLYEKFGFDYCEPFADYRLDPNSHFMSIAV; encoded by the coding sequence ATGGAAATAAAAATCGACGACTTGTCGGGCGGGGAAGTGATTGAGTTACTAGAAGAACATTTAGCGGATATGTATGCGACTTCTCCACCTGAGAGTGTACACGCGCTGGATATTAAAGCCTTGAAATCACCAGAGATTACTTTTTTCAGTGCTTGGAAAGACAACCAATTACTCGGGTGCGTTGCTATTAAAGAGCTTGATCACAACCACGCAGAGCTTAAATCGATGCGAACTTCTCAATTTGCGAGGCAGTCCGGTGTAGCAAGCAAGTTGTTACAACACGTTTTGGACACAGCCATTATTCGCCAGTATCAACGAATAAGTTTAGAAACGGGGTCGGAAGCATACTTTAAACCTGCTCGTAGTTTGTATGAGAAATTTGGCTTTGATTATTGTGAACCTTTCGCGGATTACCGATTAGATCCAAACAGCCATTTCATGAGCATTGCAGTGTGA
- a CDS encoding S8 family peptidase, whose amino-acid sequence MNQGHTLTTLTLAIMASAHVSASTINNNTDPQAINSPFIQNVKGTIVEDYSRKTIKPSLFSLRTMSAADEQRGDWFNLSASYTRLQGVGSDVVYDYLMPPLKPQPVIVAVLDSGIDITHEDLKNKLWTNENEIPDNGIDDDGNGYIDDIHGWNYLGNSLGINVDHDTLEVTREYKKYLDLKENGHWIPRKKQKYYQAVEDDYLSALKDSQDSLSRVTIAFEQADHYKTDILKFTEHSDFSVEGLQVLLNHDNANVVSAAEGLLNIFDSWYSFEYLESRRSRYQDSLDFHLNLDFDTRADIVLDDITNPWEKGYGNNDVKGPVGSHGTHVAGIIAAERNNSVGIDGVADHAQIMALRMVPNGDERDKDIANAVRYAVDNGAKIINMSFGKSYSPRKYVVDHAFRYAARHGVLIVHSAGNSRSDNDIKPSFPNRYTKNYRSKPISTWLDVGASAKYIDEALVASFSNFGQESVDVFAPGYRILSTTPGNTYGSKSGTSMAAPVVSGIAALVWSRYPDLSVKELKAMLMEHSKTYPEQLVQKPSSPEDLVPFNTLSISGGIVDAEAIFAEIATR is encoded by the coding sequence ATGAATCAAGGACACACACTTACCACCCTTACTTTAGCCATTATGGCTTCAGCTCATGTTTCCGCGTCAACGATAAACAACAATACGGATCCGCAAGCCATTAACTCTCCCTTTATTCAAAACGTAAAAGGTACGATTGTTGAGGATTACTCGCGAAAAACCATCAAACCTTCACTTTTCTCTCTGAGAACAATGAGTGCCGCTGATGAGCAACGTGGTGATTGGTTTAACCTATCGGCAAGTTACACAAGGTTGCAAGGCGTAGGTTCCGATGTTGTGTACGATTACTTAATGCCACCTCTTAAGCCGCAACCAGTTATCGTTGCTGTTCTTGATTCGGGGATTGATATCACACACGAAGATCTAAAGAATAAACTTTGGACCAACGAAAATGAGATCCCAGATAATGGTATAGATGATGATGGCAATGGGTATATCGATGATATACATGGCTGGAACTATCTGGGTAACTCGCTTGGTATTAACGTTGACCACGACACATTAGAAGTAACCCGAGAGTACAAAAAATACCTTGATTTAAAAGAGAATGGGCATTGGATTCCGCGAAAGAAGCAAAAATACTATCAAGCGGTTGAAGATGATTACCTGTCAGCGTTAAAAGATAGTCAAGATTCGTTGAGTCGTGTGACGATTGCGTTTGAGCAAGCTGATCACTACAAAACAGATATTCTTAAGTTCACTGAACACAGCGACTTTTCAGTCGAAGGGCTACAAGTTTTGTTGAATCATGACAATGCAAATGTTGTCTCTGCAGCTGAAGGACTCTTGAATATATTTGACTCGTGGTACTCGTTCGAATATTTAGAATCACGTCGTAGCCGTTATCAAGACTCTTTAGATTTCCACCTTAATCTTGATTTTGACACTCGTGCAGACATCGTTTTAGATGACATCACTAACCCTTGGGAAAAAGGTTACGGTAATAATGATGTGAAAGGCCCAGTCGGTTCACACGGAACACACGTTGCCGGAATCATCGCAGCTGAACGTAACAACTCCGTGGGTATCGATGGCGTGGCAGATCATGCTCAGATCATGGCGTTGCGTATGGTGCCTAATGGTGATGAGCGAGACAAAGATATCGCCAATGCCGTGCGTTACGCCGTAGATAATGGTGCGAAAATCATTAATATGAGCTTCGGGAAAAGCTACTCGCCACGTAAATACGTCGTCGATCACGCATTCCGTTATGCTGCTCGTCATGGGGTTCTCATCGTTCACTCTGCGGGAAATAGCCGTAGTGACAACGACATCAAACCAAGTTTTCCAAACCGTTATACAAAAAACTACCGTTCAAAGCCAATTTCAACGTGGTTAGATGTGGGGGCATCAGCAAAATACATTGATGAAGCACTCGTCGCTAGCTTCAGTAACTTTGGTCAGGAATCCGTTGATGTGTTCGCGCCGGGATATCGCATTCTATCAACCACACCTGGCAACACTTACGGGTCGAAAAGTGGTACCAGCATGGCTGCTCCAGTGGTCTCTGGTATTGCTGCGCTGGTTTGGTCTCGCTACCCTGATTTATCCGTAAAAGAGCTCAAAGCAATGTTAATGGAGCACTCTAAAACTTATCCGGAACAGCTTGTCCAGAAGCCATCAAGCCCTGAAGATTTGGTTCCTTTTAATACGCTTTCCATCTCAGGCGGAATTGTCGACGCTGAAGCCATTTTCGCAGAAATAGCAACCCGTTAA
- the sbcD gene encoding exonuclease subunit SbcD, producing MKILHTSDWHLGQNFYNKSRKNEHERFLQWLLEQVTEHDIDAIIVAGDIFDTSTPPSYAREMYNKFVVDSNKIGCQLVLLGGNHDSVSVLKETQQLLKYMGADVIPNTNEDHATQVVELKGKSGKVEALVCAIPFIRPRDVLTSQAGVKGVERQKQLGDAIKQHYQSVYDAAVAKRNTFENRDTMPIIATGHLTAMGVKQSDSVRDIYVGNLDGFAADGFPNADYIALGHIHRPQVVAKREHIRYCGSPIPLSFDELKSKKQVCVVEFVQGERSISQLEVPIFQPLAEIKGDLSEIESQLNQYIDMEEEQSVWLSIEVQAQDYLSDLQERMRALTEGLNVEVLQLRRARERRNQALEHESAETLAELTPMDVFEKRIALEEFESDTEKERLERMTVKFKQVIAEVSHGTDGLNGSEE from the coding sequence ATGAAAATTCTTCACACGTCCGATTGGCACCTTGGCCAAAACTTCTACAATAAAAGCCGAAAGAATGAACATGAACGGTTTTTGCAATGGTTGCTAGAGCAAGTGACTGAACATGATATCGACGCGATTATCGTCGCCGGTGATATTTTCGATACCAGCACTCCACCAAGCTATGCTCGCGAGATGTATAACAAGTTTGTTGTAGACTCGAATAAGATTGGCTGTCAACTGGTGTTATTGGGTGGTAACCATGATTCGGTTTCAGTGCTTAAAGAAACACAGCAATTACTGAAGTATATGGGTGCAGATGTGATTCCGAATACTAATGAAGATCATGCGACTCAGGTTGTCGAGTTGAAAGGTAAGAGTGGCAAGGTTGAAGCTTTAGTCTGTGCGATTCCTTTTATCCGCCCTCGTGATGTTTTAACTAGCCAAGCGGGTGTCAAGGGGGTGGAACGTCAGAAACAACTGGGTGATGCGATCAAACAACATTATCAAAGCGTCTACGATGCGGCCGTTGCTAAGCGTAATACTTTCGAAAATCGCGACACAATGCCAATCATCGCAACAGGGCATTTGACCGCCATGGGTGTTAAGCAATCTGATTCGGTGCGTGATATTTATGTTGGTAACCTTGATGGTTTTGCTGCAGATGGTTTCCCAAATGCTGATTATATTGCTCTAGGCCATATTCATCGCCCTCAAGTGGTCGCTAAGCGTGAACACATTCGTTACTGCGGCTCGCCAATTCCGCTCAGTTTTGATGAACTGAAATCTAAAAAGCAAGTGTGTGTGGTTGAGTTTGTTCAAGGTGAGCGCTCGATTTCTCAACTTGAAGTACCGATATTCCAACCTCTGGCCGAAATCAAAGGCGATTTGAGCGAAATTGAATCTCAACTGAATCAATATATTGATATGGAAGAGGAGCAAAGCGTATGGTTGTCGATAGAAGTTCAAGCGCAAGATTACTTATCGGATTTGCAAGAGCGCATGCGCGCGTTAACCGAAGGTTTAAACGTTGAAGTGCTTCAGTTAAGAAGAGCAAGAGAACGCCGCAACCAAGCGTTAGAACACGAATCTGCCGAAACCTTAGCGGAACTCACGCCAATGGATGTGTTTGAAAAACGTATCGCCCTTGAAGAGTTTGAAAGTGACACCGAGAAAGAACGCTTAGAAAGAATGACTGTCAAGTTTAAGCAAGTGATTGCCGAAGTTTCTCACGGAACTGACGGTTTAAACGGTTCAGAAGAGTAA
- a CDS encoding SbcC/MukB-like Walker B domain-containing protein, whose protein sequence is MKILSLEFENLNSLKGRWKLDFTKSPFAENGLFAITGPTGAGKTTILDAMCLALFHRTPRLKSIAKGTNELMTRGTGECFAEIEFEVKGKTYRSNFHHKRARGKHDGALQTPTCELADADSDDILETQLTKKIKRVETVTGLDFSRFTKSIMLSQGEFAAFLNANANDRAELLEELTGTEVYSLISERIYDHFKSSEESLNHLKAKAEGVSLLTEEQIQELITDRDRLEAEQAVLAQQLVEWNAHLSWWKDVTKTDLAIVNGEQDLKQAQDNLSENQPSLDRLAKSEPAEKLRPLYKDVQRSDQDVQVTQANLESSTKRLAERDAEKSAASDKLKTQSALVEQIKQEQQDQEKIIEQVRPLDNQISVLKDKQVTAEKNVKALNQQEVEQRHKHTVLSQAIASVQQQEKIHAQYLETHQADKQLEKYLGQWQFKVDQVRALETQHTELLSSVQGANKALETQQTLVQTSRELKLTQDKTLAERVAVENDAKLKWDTLQQQNSEGALNESKDLLEYWSRHTNTLVDINRGYLQATQRIVVKEAELSNHIHRSDKLTQEREVLVERYQKNKTSLERLIRLIEQEGELAKYRAALQPGMDCPLCGSANHAIEQSQDLTDLISQKEREEQVLAVIEKEGTEHRQRLDSIVPIINGIKDELKRTQADVEQAKLNWANTLNKLEQVYVSFVSQGGLLNVKLPSIEALGDSETVSFFTESCEQQLNEVIYQLRAVIDAKNVYLDAEKQRTTASIMANKAQANLELSEQRLTDLTTKTQAQVDQAEKCSQSKALQWTELKESIAETSIEAPELEHIDAWFAQKKEASDLWQATKLQHDELDKQLISKRAELTALDDKLESLANETANANLEVESLTKELASITESRKQLFGDNDVQSTIQAMKQKMNDAITSLEVSQTEFNGCEREHLKEQTKHASYTEELAAKQQAQVEMKQLWEKALASSPFVTDADFESSLLDETLTAQLRSLKKTLDEAIVSAQARLNSAKANRSELQDHEKAATWSTTPQSEVEQATVEYQNKRQSHASQIGAISANLETDRQNRSNQQDLFKLIEAQQLEFDDISRLNSLIGSRNGDKFRKFAQGLTLENLVYLANKQLQRLHGRYELQRKADDGLELQVLDTWQGDVMRDTKTLSGGESFLVSLALALALSDLVSHKTSIDSLFLDEGFGTLDSDTLDIALNALDNLNASGKMIGVISHVEALKERVPVQLKVTKHSGLGVSEMESQYKVTA, encoded by the coding sequence ATGAAAATCTTAAGCTTAGAATTTGAAAACCTAAACTCCTTAAAAGGTCGCTGGAAACTCGATTTCACAAAGTCACCTTTTGCCGAAAATGGCTTGTTCGCGATTACTGGCCCAACTGGAGCCGGTAAAACCACGATTCTTGATGCGATGTGTTTGGCACTGTTCCACCGTACACCACGTTTGAAAAGTATTGCCAAGGGCACCAATGAGCTGATGACACGTGGTACAGGTGAGTGTTTTGCTGAGATTGAATTTGAAGTAAAAGGTAAAACTTACCGCTCCAATTTTCACCATAAGAGAGCGCGCGGCAAACACGATGGGGCACTGCAAACACCGACCTGTGAGCTTGCAGATGCAGATAGCGATGATATTTTAGAAACGCAGCTGACTAAGAAGATTAAGAGGGTTGAAACCGTAACGGGTTTGGATTTTTCTCGATTCACTAAATCGATAATGTTGTCGCAAGGCGAGTTCGCTGCTTTCTTAAACGCAAATGCTAACGACAGAGCTGAGTTACTTGAAGAGTTGACTGGTACAGAAGTCTACAGCTTGATTTCAGAACGGATTTACGATCACTTTAAATCGAGTGAAGAGTCACTTAATCACCTTAAAGCCAAGGCCGAGGGGGTGAGTCTGTTAACGGAAGAACAAATTCAAGAGTTGATAACGGATCGCGATAGATTAGAAGCAGAGCAAGCTGTGTTGGCTCAGCAACTGGTCGAATGGAATGCCCATTTAAGCTGGTGGAAAGACGTAACCAAAACTGACTTGGCTATCGTCAATGGTGAGCAAGACTTAAAACAAGCACAAGATAACCTATCTGAAAACCAACCCTCACTGGATCGCTTAGCTAAAAGCGAGCCTGCAGAAAAATTGCGCCCACTGTATAAAGATGTGCAACGCAGCGATCAAGATGTGCAAGTGACTCAAGCCAACCTTGAAAGCAGCACGAAAAGATTAGCTGAGCGAGATGCAGAGAAATCAGCTGCTAGTGACAAGCTTAAAACGCAAAGCGCGCTGGTTGAGCAAATAAAACAAGAACAACAAGATCAAGAGAAGATCATTGAGCAAGTTCGACCGCTAGACAACCAAATCTCAGTACTCAAAGACAAACAAGTCACGGCTGAGAAAAACGTTAAAGCTTTGAATCAACAAGAGGTTGAACAACGTCACAAACATACAGTACTCAGCCAAGCCATCGCTTCTGTTCAGCAACAAGAAAAGATCCATGCACAGTATTTAGAGACGCATCAAGCCGATAAGCAACTCGAAAAGTACCTAGGGCAATGGCAATTCAAAGTCGATCAAGTTCGAGCCCTTGAAACGCAGCACACTGAATTATTAAGTAGTGTTCAAGGTGCCAACAAAGCGTTAGAAACACAGCAAACGCTAGTACAGACATCTCGAGAGTTGAAACTTACACAAGACAAAACATTGGCTGAACGAGTTGCTGTCGAGAATGACGCCAAGCTTAAATGGGACACACTGCAGCAACAAAACAGTGAAGGGGCACTGAATGAAAGCAAAGATCTGCTTGAATATTGGAGCCGTCATACCAACACGCTAGTCGATATCAATCGTGGTTATCTACAAGCCACTCAGCGTATTGTTGTTAAAGAAGCTGAGCTTTCTAACCACATTCATCGGTCGGATAAATTGACGCAAGAGCGTGAAGTTCTGGTGGAGCGTTACCAAAAAAACAAAACGTCACTTGAACGATTGATTCGTTTAATTGAGCAAGAAGGCGAGCTCGCGAAGTATCGCGCGGCGTTGCAGCCGGGGATGGATTGTCCATTGTGTGGCTCAGCTAATCATGCGATTGAACAGTCACAAGATCTGACGGATTTGATTTCACAAAAAGAACGTGAAGAACAAGTTCTCGCGGTTATTGAAAAAGAAGGCACTGAACATCGCCAGCGGTTGGATTCGATTGTACCAATCATTAATGGGATTAAAGATGAGCTTAAACGTACGCAGGCTGATGTTGAACAAGCAAAGTTAAATTGGGCAAACACCTTAAATAAACTTGAACAAGTGTATGTGAGTTTTGTGTCTCAAGGTGGCTTGCTAAACGTCAAGCTACCGTCTATTGAGGCACTAGGTGATAGTGAAACGGTAAGCTTTTTTACTGAATCTTGTGAGCAACAGCTTAACGAAGTTATTTACCAGTTACGTGCCGTGATTGATGCGAAAAATGTTTACCTAGACGCTGAAAAACAACGTACAACAGCAAGCATCATGGCCAATAAAGCGCAGGCGAACTTGGAGTTATCGGAACAACGTCTAACGGATCTAACTACGAAAACGCAGGCTCAGGTTGATCAAGCTGAAAAGTGCTCCCAATCCAAAGCATTGCAGTGGACTGAACTTAAAGAAAGTATTGCTGAGACCTCGATTGAGGCGCCAGAACTTGAACATATTGACGCTTGGTTTGCTCAAAAAAAGGAAGCTTCTGATTTATGGCAAGCGACGAAGCTGCAACACGATGAGTTAGATAAACAGTTGATTAGTAAGCGTGCAGAGCTGACAGCACTCGATGACAAATTGGAATCGCTAGCCAACGAGACCGCTAACGCAAACCTTGAGGTTGAATCTTTAACTAAAGAGCTAGCGTCGATCACTGAATCAAGAAAACAATTGTTTGGTGATAACGATGTTCAGTCAACGATTCAAGCAATGAAGCAAAAAATGAATGACGCCATCACTAGCCTAGAAGTATCTCAAACAGAGTTCAACGGTTGTGAACGCGAACATCTAAAAGAACAAACTAAGCACGCCAGTTATACCGAAGAATTGGCGGCAAAACAACAGGCACAAGTTGAAATGAAGCAATTGTGGGAAAAGGCATTAGCGTCGAGTCCTTTCGTAACTGATGCCGACTTTGAGTCTTCACTGCTTGATGAAACGTTAACCGCACAACTGCGAAGCTTGAAGAAGACACTTGATGAAGCAATCGTGAGTGCTCAGGCGAGGTTGAACAGTGCCAAAGCTAATCGATCTGAGCTGCAAGATCATGAAAAAGCCGCAACGTGGAGCACCACACCGCAAAGTGAAGTCGAGCAGGCGACGGTTGAATATCAAAACAAACGACAGAGCCATGCTTCTCAAATTGGTGCTATTTCTGCGAATTTAGAAACGGACCGTCAAAACCGTAGTAACCAACAAGATCTGTTTAAGCTAATTGAAGCACAGCAATTAGAGTTTGATGATATCTCACGTTTGAACTCTTTGATTGGTTCCAGAAATGGTGACAAATTCCGTAAGTTCGCTCAAGGCTTAACCCTTGAGAATTTGGTATATCTAGCTAATAAGCAGTTGCAACGCTTGCATGGCCGTTACGAGTTACAACGTAAAGCGGATGACGGGTTAGAACTGCAAGTGTTAGATACCTGGCAGGGCGACGTGATGCGAGATACTAAAACGCTCTCGGGTGGTGAAAGCTTCTTGGTGAGTTTGGCATTGGCATTGGCGCTATCTGACCTTGTGAGCCACAAGACCAGCATTGATTCACTGTTCCTCGACGAAGGCTTCGGCACGCTAGACAGCGATACCTTGGATATTGCCTTAAACGCATTAGATAACTTGAATGCTTCAGGCAAGATGATTGGTGTAATCAGCCACGTTGAAGCATTGAAAGAGCGTGTCCCGGTTCAGTTGAAGGTAACTAAGCACTCAGGCCTTGGAGTGAGTGAAATGGAATCTCAATACAAAGTGACTGCCTAG
- a CDS encoding PA4780 family RIO1-like protein kinase, whose product MKIPKRIQPLVDDGLVDEVTSQLMSGKEASVYIVRCGDTIRCAKVYKEISQRSFKKATAYREGRKVRNSRRARAMEKGSGFGREQQEKVWQSAEVDALYKLAEAGVRVPQPFGCFDGVLLMELVTDDDGYVAPRLNDVVMPVEQAIEDHQVMMSYVVKMLCVGLIHGDLSEFNVLVDEYGPVIIDLPQAVDASANNNAEWMLTRDVNNIRDYYAQFAPELSTTEYAKEMWALYEKGDLKPDSKLTGEFKESDDLADIEAIMQEIDSARIEEQHRRDRVKEAKDGVDESKFNWSE is encoded by the coding sequence ATGAAGATACCTAAAAGAATACAGCCCTTAGTTGACGATGGTTTAGTCGACGAGGTGACAAGTCAACTCATGAGTGGCAAAGAAGCATCAGTGTACATAGTACGCTGCGGCGATACGATCCGTTGTGCCAAGGTTTATAAAGAAATAAGCCAACGTAGCTTTAAGAAAGCAACAGCCTATCGAGAAGGGCGAAAGGTCCGTAATAGCCGTCGCGCTAGAGCCATGGAAAAAGGGTCTGGTTTTGGTCGTGAGCAACAAGAAAAAGTATGGCAAAGTGCTGAAGTTGATGCCTTATATAAACTGGCAGAAGCGGGCGTAAGGGTACCGCAACCTTTTGGTTGTTTCGATGGCGTGTTGCTAATGGAGTTGGTTACCGATGACGATGGCTATGTCGCTCCTCGATTGAACGATGTCGTGATGCCCGTTGAACAAGCGATTGAAGATCACCAAGTGATGATGAGCTACGTGGTGAAAATGCTATGTGTTGGCCTGATTCATGGCGATTTGTCTGAGTTCAATGTTCTTGTAGATGAATATGGTCCAGTGATCATCGATTTGCCGCAAGCCGTCGATGCTTCTGCAAATAATAATGCAGAGTGGATGTTGACTCGTGATGTTAATAATATCCGTGACTATTATGCTCAGTTTGCGCCCGAGTTATCAACGACAGAGTACGCCAAGGAAATGTGGGCATTATATGAAAAAGGTGATCTAAAGCCAGACAGTAAGCTTACTGGTGAGTTTAAGGAAAGCGATGATTTGGCGGATATCGAAGCTATCATGCAAGAAATTGACTCTGCGAGAATCGAAGAGCAACACCGGAGAGATCGTGTAAAAGAGGCCAAAGACGGGGTCGATGAGAGTAAGTTTAATTGGTCTGAGTAA
- a CDS encoding SDR family oxidoreductase: protein MVEQLRLQVLVIGGSGGIGSAVVQRLLSELSHFDFLDVHVDATYHYQRPTLEDKRLHWHQLDATSEAEVAQLSAKFNRLDWLINCVGMLHTPDLGPEKNLSSIAPEFFLKNISVNTLPSLLLAKHFTPILKSSDNPKFAVVSAKVGSISDNRLGGWYSYRSSKAALNMFIKTMSIEWRRTIKQGTVLALHPGTTDTSLSKPFQANVPEGKLFKSDYVAHQLVKIISGATPKSSGNFYAYNGEQLTW from the coding sequence ATGGTGGAACAACTCAGACTACAAGTATTGGTTATTGGTGGGAGTGGCGGTATTGGTTCCGCTGTCGTTCAACGCCTCTTGTCTGAACTGTCTCATTTTGATTTTCTTGATGTACATGTAGACGCGACTTACCACTATCAACGGCCTACTCTTGAAGACAAACGACTTCATTGGCATCAACTCGACGCAACCAGCGAAGCGGAAGTCGCACAACTGAGCGCAAAATTTAATCGACTTGATTGGTTAATCAACTGTGTAGGGATGCTTCACACACCAGACCTTGGGCCAGAAAAGAACTTGTCGTCCATTGCACCAGAATTTTTTCTGAAAAATATCTCGGTCAATACGTTACCAAGCCTGTTGTTGGCTAAGCATTTCACTCCGATTCTCAAATCCAGCGACAATCCAAAGTTCGCCGTCGTTTCAGCCAAAGTCGGCAGTATTTCAGATAACAGATTAGGCGGTTGGTACAGCTACCGTTCATCGAAAGCGGCGTTGAATATGTTCATTAAAACCATGTCGATTGAATGGCGACGGACTATAAAGCAAGGAACAGTCTTAGCACTGCACCCAGGAACAACCGACACATCACTTTCAAAGCCTTTTCAGGCGAATGTTCCAGAAGGAAAGCTGTTCAAATCGGATTACGTCGCTCATCAACTGGTTAAGATTATTAGCGGTGCAACGCCAAAGAGCAGTGGCAATTTTTACGCCTACAATGGTGAGCAATTGACGTGGTAG
- a CDS encoding cryptochrome/photolyase family protein yields MKFNTVRLILGDQLNIEHSWFQQVNDDVIYIIAELKQETDYVDSHIQKVMAFFSAMSYFTKELTQQGHQVLHLTLDDTAQFENLDGLLQHYVHEFDADKFEYQRPDEYRLLQQMAKLKLTNVTKGCCDTEHFLFPFEEIETQFPQDKHIMMEHFYRRMRKRFNILLEDEKPVGGKWNYDANNRKKLKKQDIGNLPQPLMFANNISDILKRIERHHVKTIGEVDAQLLWPVNRAQSLSLLAHFCQVCLPLFGQFQDAMTTEHDSKWSLYHSRLSFSLNSKLLSPREVIEAALSAYEASKAQDKASIDIAQVEGFVRQILGWREYIRGVYWANMPAYANKNHYLADRQLPHYFWDGQTKMNCMKHAIGQSLKFAYAHHIQRLMITGNFCLIAGISPDQVDSWYLGIYVDAIEWVEMPNTRGMALFADGGIVGTKPYAASGSYINRMSDYCKGCHYQIKARSGEASCPFNSLYWRFMNLHRDELNRNPRMGMLYRSWDNMDEQDQQAILDTAEQRLMNLENL; encoded by the coding sequence ATGAAATTCAATACTGTGCGCCTCATCTTAGGTGACCAACTCAACATTGAGCACTCTTGGTTTCAGCAAGTTAACGATGATGTCATTTACATAATCGCAGAGCTCAAACAAGAAACCGATTACGTTGATTCTCACATTCAGAAAGTCATGGCATTTTTCTCCGCCATGTCTTACTTCACTAAAGAACTCACCCAACAAGGTCATCAGGTGCTGCATTTAACACTGGATGACACGGCGCAATTTGAAAACCTAGACGGCCTACTTCAACACTATGTACACGAGTTCGATGCTGACAAGTTCGAATACCAGAGGCCAGATGAATATCGTCTGCTTCAGCAAATGGCGAAGCTCAAGCTAACCAATGTCACCAAAGGGTGTTGCGATACAGAGCACTTCTTATTTCCGTTTGAGGAGATAGAAACGCAGTTCCCGCAAGATAAACACATCATGATGGAACACTTCTATCGCCGAATGAGAAAACGTTTCAACATTCTGTTGGAAGATGAAAAACCGGTTGGTGGTAAGTGGAATTACGATGCCAATAACCGTAAAAAGCTTAAGAAGCAAGACATTGGCAACTTACCACAGCCTTTGATGTTCGCTAACAATATCTCGGACATTTTGAAGCGTATCGAGCGGCATCACGTCAAAACGATTGGCGAAGTTGACGCTCAACTCTTATGGCCAGTGAACCGTGCTCAAAGCTTGTCTCTACTCGCCCATTTTTGCCAAGTCTGCTTGCCATTGTTCGGTCAATTTCAAGATGCAATGACAACAGAACACGATTCAAAGTGGAGTTTGTATCATAGTCGCCTCTCTTTCTCATTAAACAGCAAGCTGCTAAGCCCTCGTGAAGTAATTGAAGCGGCACTTTCGGCTTATGAAGCCTCTAAAGCTCAAGATAAAGCAAGCATCGATATTGCGCAGGTGGAAGGTTTCGTACGTCAGATACTCGGTTGGCGCGAATACATTCGTGGCGTGTATTGGGCTAACATGCCCGCTTATGCCAATAAAAACCATTATCTAGCCGACCGACAATTACCTCATTACTTTTGGGATGGTCAAACCAAGATGAATTGCATGAAGCACGCCATTGGTCAATCTCTAAAGTTTGCTTATGCGCATCACATTCAGAGGCTGATGATCACTGGCAACTTCTGTTTGATAGCTGGAATATCACCTGACCAAGTCGACAGTTGGTACCTTGGTATTTACGTAGATGCGATTGAATGGGTCGAAATGCCAAATACACGAGGGATGGCGCTATTTGCTGATGGAGGTATCGTAGGAACTAAGCCCTATGCTGCCAGTGGTTCATACATCAATCGTATGAGTGATTACTGTAAAGGCTGTCATTACCAAATAAAAGCGCGCAGTGGTGAAGCCTCTTGTCCGTTCAACAGCTTGTACTGGCGCTTTATGAACCTACATCGTGATGAGTTAAACCGAAACCCTAGAATGGGCATGCTTTATCGATCTTGGGACAATATGGACGAACAAGACCAACAAGCCATTCTCGACACCGCAGAACAACGACTGATGAACTTGGAGAACTTATAA
- a CDS encoding universal stress protein yields MEYRHILVALELTDDTKILIDKAIFFADKLEASISFVYIDGTHGEIYPELVDIHEDNIDLPFNEDAITKLRVFETYANQPIKHIFVGTGDLNDKLKNTIETHGVDLLLCGHHHDFWHKIISHSKQLIDTSPVDILVVPME; encoded by the coding sequence ATGGAATACCGACATATTCTGGTCGCACTTGAGCTAACTGACGACACTAAAATCCTCATTGATAAAGCGATCTTCTTCGCAGACAAACTAGAAGCAAGCATTTCGTTTGTCTATATCGACGGGACTCACGGAGAAATTTACCCAGAACTCGTTGATATTCATGAAGATAATATTGATTTACCTTTCAATGAAGATGCGATAACAAAGTTAAGAGTATTCGAAACTTACGCCAACCAGCCAATTAAACATATATTTGTGGGTACAGGGGATTTGAACGATAAGCTCAAAAACACGATTGAAACACACGGGGTAGACCTATTGCTGTGTGGGCACCATCATGATTTTTGGCACAAAATCATTTCCCATTCAAAGCAGCTTATCGACACATCTCCGGTCGACATTCTCGTGGTTCCTATGGAATAA